One stretch of Thalassovita sp. DNA includes these proteins:
- the mutM gene encoding bifunctional DNA-formamidopyrimidine glycosylase/DNA-(apurinic or apyrimidinic site) lyase: MPELPEVETVMRGLMPSMEGAVIAKAQINRPDLRWPFPERMSERLTGQRVERLRRRSKYILADLASGETLLIHLGMSGRMLVSGDPLGQFVHDHPQAEKHDHVVLDMDNGARITFNDPRRFGAMDLLDTATAEDSKLLSVLGPEPFGNSFSEDYLIAAFKDKNTPVKSALLDQGIIAGLGNIYVCETLYRAGISPKRRAKQIAGRKVATLVPIIRDVLSDAIEAGGSSLKDFRSAGGELGYFQHRFDVYDRAGDPCKREGCDGVVSRIVQSGRSSFYCPRCQR, translated from the coding sequence ATGCCCGAATTGCCCGAAGTTGAGACCGTGATGCGCGGGTTGATGCCGTCGATGGAGGGGGCGGTGATTGCAAAGGCGCAGATCAATCGCCCGGATCTGCGCTGGCCCTTCCCGGAGCGGATGTCTGAACGGCTGACCGGGCAGCGGGTCGAACGGCTGCGGCGGCGGTCCAAGTATATTCTGGCCGATCTGGCCTCGGGCGAAACCCTGTTGATCCATCTGGGCATGTCGGGGCGGATGCTGGTCTCAGGCGATCCTTTGGGTCAATTTGTGCATGACCATCCGCAGGCTGAAAAACATGACCATGTGGTTCTGGACATGGACAACGGCGCCCGCATCACCTTCAACGATCCGCGCCGGTTTGGGGCGATGGATCTGTTGGACACGGCCACGGCAGAGGACAGCAAACTACTGTCAGTTTTGGGGCCCGAACCCTTCGGCAACAGCTTCTCTGAGGACTACCTGATCGCGGCCTTCAAAGACAAAAACACCCCGGTGAAATCGGCGCTGCTGGATCAGGGAATCATCGCCGGGTTGGGCAACATCTACGTGTGCGAAACGCTCTACCGTGCTGGGATCAGCCCAAAGAGGCGGGCAAAACAGATTGCAGGACGCAAGGTCGCAACTTTGGTACCGATCATCCGCGACGTGCTGTCAGACGCCATCGAAGCGGGGGGCTCCAGCCTCAAGGACTTCCGCAGCGCAGGCGGTGAACTTGGTTATTTTCAACACCGTTTTGACGTCTACGACCGCGCAGGTGACCCCTGCAAACGCGAGGGCTGCGACGGTGTGGTGTCGCGTATCGTACAATCGGGCCGGTCGAGTTTTTACTGCCCCCGCTGTCAAAGATAG
- the ubiE gene encoding bifunctional demethylmenaquinone methyltransferase/2-methoxy-6-polyprenyl-1,4-benzoquinol methylase UbiE encodes MSGNENTTHFGFETVPESEKAGRVQGVFGSVASKYDVMNDAMSMGIHRIWKDAMMDWIAPRPGTKLLDVAGGTGDISFRYLKRAGHGHATVCDLTEPMLVEGRKRAEAAQMADSLDWVTGDAMALPFPDNTFDTYTISFGIRNVTRPQEALNEAYRVLKPGGRLMVLEFSQIPNDMMQKAYDIYSFNVIPKMGQVIANDRDSYQYLVESIRKFPDQETFLNMVKQAGFENAKYRNLTMGIACLHSGWKI; translated from the coding sequence ATGTCCGGTAATGAAAACACCACCCACTTCGGCTTTGAAACCGTGCCTGAGTCTGAAAAGGCGGGGCGGGTTCAGGGGGTCTTTGGCTCGGTTGCGTCGAAATATGACGTGATGAACGACGCCATGAGCATGGGCATCCACCGCATCTGGAAAGATGCGATGATGGATTGGATTGCGCCGCGTCCGGGCACCAAACTGCTGGATGTGGCGGGCGGCACCGGTGACATTTCCTTCCGCTATCTGAAACGCGCGGGCCACGGCCATGCGACGGTTTGCGACCTGACCGAACCGATGCTTGTTGAGGGGCGCAAACGGGCAGAAGCGGCGCAGATGGCCGACAGTCTGGATTGGGTCACGGGCGATGCCATGGCGCTGCCGTTTCCCGACAACACGTTTGACACCTACACCATCAGTTTTGGCATCCGGAACGTGACCCGCCCGCAAGAGGCGTTGAATGAGGCCTACCGTGTGCTGAAACCTGGTGGCCGTCTGATGGTGCTGGAGTTCAGCCAGATCCCCAACGACATGATGCAGAAGGCCTATGACATTTATTCCTTCAACGTCATCCCGAAGATGGGGCAGGTGATCGCCAATGATCGTGACAGCTACCAGTATCTGGTCGAATCGATCCGCAAATTCCCGGATCAGGAGACCTTCCTGAACATGGTGAAACAGGCCGGCTTTGAGAATGCAAAATACCGCAACCTGACCATGGGCATTGCCTGCCTGCATTCGGGGTGGAAGATCTAA
- the ubiB gene encoding 2-polyprenylphenol 6-hydroxylase: protein MRGPHNIWRLIRTGATFERTGAMGQALDAMQAPRSIRVAARVLAWPFRWLGYKGDPEMPPVTRAITALGPAYIKFGQILSTRPDVVGDEMAPQLRVLQDKLPPFSIAEAQKSIAEELGRPVDEVFSEFSDPVAAASIAQVHRARRADTGEEVAVKVLRPGIERAFQRDIDAFYFAADVIEFLSPASRRLRPRDVIEHFEGVVKGELDLRLESASASEFAANTVSDEGFQLPQVRWGLSGRRVMTMDWADGLPLGDNDALDAAGHDRRALGERVLQLFLSHALRDGFFHADMHQGNLKVHANGNIIAYDFGIMGHIDEYTRRVYAEILFGFIRRDYKRVAEVHFEAGYVPATQDVDEFARALRAVGEPIFGMDASHISMGRLLNYLFEVTERFGMETRTELILLQRTMVVVEGVARSLHPEVNIWEVAKPVVEDYIKVSIGPRAVLGDLAKTAKVLGRFGPRLPGLVEAALIRQSEVPDEVQPRRWMGRVAWLSSGVVLGGVISYLLAHGF from the coding sequence ATGCGTGGACCTCACAACATCTGGCGTCTGATCCGTACAGGCGCCACGTTCGAACGCACCGGTGCCATGGGGCAGGCGCTGGACGCGATGCAGGCGCCACGCTCCATTCGTGTGGCGGCCCGTGTTCTGGCCTGGCCGTTCCGCTGGCTGGGTTACAAGGGTGATCCCGAGATGCCGCCCGTGACCCGCGCAATCACCGCGCTGGGGCCGGCCTATATCAAGTTTGGCCAGATCCTATCGACCCGCCCCGATGTGGTGGGCGATGAAATGGCGCCGCAACTGCGGGTGCTGCAGGACAAGCTGCCGCCGTTTTCCATTGCCGAAGCGCAAAAGAGCATCGCCGAAGAACTGGGCCGTCCGGTGGATGAGGTGTTTTCCGAATTCAGCGATCCGGTGGCCGCGGCGTCCATCGCGCAGGTGCACCGGGCCCGTCGGGCGGATACTGGCGAAGAGGTTGCCGTCAAAGTGCTGCGCCCCGGCATTGAACGGGCGTTCCAGCGCGACATCGATGCCTTTTACTTTGCCGCCGATGTGATCGAATTCCTTTCCCCCGCCTCGCGCCGGTTGCGGCCGCGTGATGTGATCGAGCATTTCGAAGGCGTGGTAAAAGGTGAGCTGGATCTGCGTCTGGAAAGCGCCTCGGCCTCGGAATTTGCCGCCAATACGGTCAGTGACGAAGGGTTCCAACTGCCGCAGGTGCGCTGGGGTCTGTCAGGGCGTCGTGTGATGACGATGGATTGGGCCGATGGCCTGCCGTTGGGTGATAACGATGCGCTGGATGCGGCGGGACATGACCGGCGGGCCCTGGGCGAACGGGTGCTGCAGCTGTTTCTCAGCCACGCGCTGCGCGATGGGTTTTTCCACGCCGACATGCATCAGGGCAACCTGAAGGTTCACGCCAACGGCAATATCATCGCCTACGATTTTGGCATCATGGGTCACATTGATGAATACACCCGCCGGGTCTATGCCGAGATCCTGTTTGGCTTCATTCGACGTGATTACAAGCGGGTGGCCGAGGTGCATTTTGAGGCGGGCTATGTGCCCGCCACACAGGATGTCGATGAATTTGCCCGCGCCCTGCGTGCTGTGGGGGAGCCGATTTTTGGCATGGATGCCAGCCACATCTCGATGGGTCGGTTGTTGAACTACCTGTTTGAGGTGACAGAACGTTTTGGCATGGAAACCCGGACCGAACTGATCCTGTTGCAGCGCACCATGGTGGTGGTCGAAGGTGTCGCCCGGTCGCTGCATCCTGAGGTCAACATCTGGGAAGTCGCCAAGCCGGTGGTCGAAGATTACATCAAGGTCAGCATCGGCCCACGGGCTGTCTTGGGCGATTTGGCCAAAACCGCCAAAGTTCTGGGCCGCTTTGGGCCCCGTCTGCCGGGGCTGGTTGAGGCCGCTCTGATCCGCCAGTCCGAGGTTCCCGATGAGGTGCAGCCGCGCCGCTGGATGGGCCGGGTGGCCTGGCTCTCCTCGGGTGTCGTGCTGGGTGGGGTGATTAGCTACCTGCTGGCGCACGGCTTCTGA
- a CDS encoding aminoglycoside phosphotransferase family protein encodes MSLPPPELIAYATGLGLELPEAGWRALQGGQTNQLWQVDTAKGAKVIKLFRPNSDTPLFPNDPSCEARILTALAPSGLAPVLSHQGSCALGTVLIYDHQPGELWSQDPARAAKLLKRLHAHPIPDGLRHMPGGSDMVEGQVATMWASLTPALQSELTRLKPQTPVAASRKTALLHGDPVPGNLLIGATAAQDMLIDWQCPALGDVTEDLALFLSPAMQQIYRGQPLNTAEHARFLDAYGEGEITDRLAVMAPWHHWRMVAYCGWKATQGSAAYAAALPLEMEALIRSRAPAGS; translated from the coding sequence ATGTCCCTGCCCCCACCGGAATTGATCGCCTATGCCACCGGCCTGGGCCTGGAACTGCCCGAAGCAGGCTGGCGCGCCCTGCAGGGGGGGCAGACCAATCAGCTGTGGCAGGTCGATACCGCCAAAGGGGCCAAGGTCATCAAGCTGTTCCGCCCAAACAGCGATACACCTCTGTTTCCAAATGACCCCAGTTGTGAGGCCAGAATTCTGACCGCACTGGCCCCTTCCGGACTGGCCCCGGTGCTGAGCCATCAGGGCAGCTGCGCCCTTGGCACGGTCTTGATCTATGACCACCAGCCAGGCGAACTATGGTCCCAAGATCCGGCGCGCGCGGCTAAGCTGCTGAAACGGCTGCACGCGCATCCGATACCCGATGGCCTGCGCCATATGCCGGGTGGATCGGATATGGTTGAGGGGCAAGTGGCCACCATGTGGGCCAGCCTGACGCCCGCCCTGCAATCAGAGCTGACCCGGTTGAAACCGCAAACGCCCGTCGCCGCCAGCCGCAAAACCGCGCTGCTGCATGGTGACCCGGTGCCGGGCAACCTGCTGATTGGGGCCACGGCGGCACAGGATATGCTGATTGACTGGCAATGCCCGGCTTTGGGCGATGTGACAGAAGATCTGGCGCTGTTTCTGTCCCCGGCCATGCAACAAATCTATCGCGGCCAGCCCCTCAACACGGCGGAGCATGCGCGTTTTCTGGACGCTTATGGCGAAGGGGAAATCACCGATCGGTTGGCGGTAATGGCACCGTGGCACCATTGGCGTATGGTGGCCTATTGCGGTTGGAAGGCGACGCAGGGCAGCGCCGCCTATGCGGCCGCCCTGCCCTTGGAAATGGAAGCGCTGATCAGAAGCCGTGCGCCAGCAGGTAGCTAA
- a CDS encoding alpha-D-ribose 1-methylphosphonate 5-triphosphate diphosphatase has protein sequence MTKEQIFANANIVLEDEVIRGALHVADGVITAIDPGTSVPDGAEDFGGDLLCPGLVELHTDNLERHIQPRPGVDWPHAAALVAHDAELASVGITTVFDAMRVGSIPSAKSRYSKYARDLARELLAMRAAGALKISHYLHLRAEVCSETLEEEMAEFGPEDRVGIVSLMDHTPGQRQFRDLSKLKAYVMGKNNLNEEEFADHVANLQGLRERNGDRHEAVAVAEAARYGAVLASHDDTTADHVATSSDLGIHLAEFPTTVEAAQACRDQGIAVMMGAPNLIRGGSHSGNVAAGELAEMNLLDIVSSDYVPAALLSAGLLLGDMWGDTARGIATITKTPARAAGLEDRGALAVGQRADLIRVARIADAPVVRGTWVQGNRVA, from the coding sequence ATGACAAAAGAGCAGATCTTCGCAAATGCCAACATCGTTTTGGAAGATGAGGTCATCCGCGGCGCCCTGCATGTGGCAGACGGTGTGATCACCGCAATTGACCCCGGCACATCGGTGCCTGACGGCGCCGAGGACTTTGGTGGTGACCTCTTGTGCCCCGGCCTTGTTGAGCTGCACACCGACAATCTGGAACGCCACATTCAGCCGCGTCCCGGCGTCGACTGGCCCCATGCCGCCGCGCTGGTGGCCCATGACGCTGAACTGGCCAGTGTTGGCATCACAACGGTGTTTGATGCGATGCGGGTGGGTTCCATCCCAAGCGCCAAAAGCCGCTACAGCAAATATGCCCGCGATCTGGCCCGCGAACTGCTGGCGATGCGGGCCGCCGGGGCGTTGAAGATCAGCCACTACCTGCACCTGCGGGCAGAGGTCTGTTCAGAAACACTGGAAGAGGAAATGGCCGAGTTTGGTCCAGAAGATCGGGTGGGTATCGTCAGCCTGATGGACCACACTCCAGGGCAGCGGCAGTTCCGCGATCTGAGCAAACTCAAGGCCTATGTGATGGGCAAGAACAACCTCAACGAAGAGGAATTTGCCGATCATGTCGCCAATCTGCAGGGGCTGCGGGAACGCAATGGCGATCGCCATGAGGCCGTAGCCGTAGCCGAGGCCGCGCGTTACGGCGCTGTTCTGGCCAGCCATGATGACACCACCGCAGATCACGTTGCCACGTCCTCGGATCTGGGCATTCACCTGGCGGAATTCCCCACCACGGTTGAGGCGGCGCAGGCTTGCCGTGATCAGGGCATCGCGGTGATGATGGGGGCGCCCAACCTGATCCGTGGCGGATCACACTCGGGCAATGTTGCCGCGGGTGAACTGGCTGAAATGAACCTGCTGGATATCGTGTCGTCAGACTACGTGCCGGCGGCGCTGCTGTCGGCGGGTCTGCTGCTGGGCGATATGTGGGGCGATACCGCGCGCGGCATTGCCACCATCACCAAAACCCCGGCGCGGGCGGCGGGGCTGGAGGATCGCGGTGCGCTGGCTGTTGGTCAGCGGGCCGATCTGATCCGCGTGGCCCGGATCGCCGATGCACCAGTGGTGCGGGGCACCTGGGTGCAGGGCAACCGCGTCGCCTAA
- a CDS encoding DUF1045 domain-containing protein produces the protein MTQFKRFAVYYAPEPGPLADFGANWLGWDLAKGCTAPHPDVPGLDVAKLTDVPRKYGLHGTVKPPFRLADGASFEDLAAAVQAFCATQAPVTLDGLQLTPLGRFLALTVEGDATALSDLAGATVAALDSFRAPLNDAELAKRRKSRLSDRQEELLAQWGYPYVMEEFRFHLTLTGKLPKADVETVRQRLQPLLAPVLPQPFVIRDLCLVGEDQAGLFHLIHRYALSG, from the coding sequence GTGACCCAATTCAAGAGATTTGCCGTCTACTACGCCCCAGAACCCGGTCCATTGGCGGATTTTGGCGCAAACTGGCTGGGTTGGGATCTGGCCAAGGGCTGCACTGCCCCCCATCCCGATGTGCCGGGACTGGATGTGGCCAAGCTGACCGATGTGCCGCGCAAATACGGGCTGCATGGCACCGTGAAGCCGCCGTTTCGACTGGCCGATGGGGCCAGTTTTGAGGACCTGGCGGCCGCGGTGCAGGCCTTCTGCGCCACGCAGGCGCCTGTCACGTTGGACGGGCTGCAGTTGACCCCGCTGGGCCGGTTTCTGGCGCTGACGGTTGAGGGCGATGCCACAGCGCTCAGCGATCTGGCTGGGGCAACCGTGGCGGCGCTGGATTCGTTCCGCGCGCCCTTGAACGACGCGGAACTGGCCAAACGCCGCAAATCCCGCCTCAGCGATCGGCAGGAGGAACTGCTGGCGCAATGGGGCTACCCCTACGTGATGGAAGAGTTTCGGTTTCACCTGACCCTCACCGGCAAACTGCCCAAGGCCGACGTTGAAACGGTTAGGCAGCGGCTGCAGCCCTTGCTGGCCCCGGTACTGCCGCAGCCCTTTGTCATCCGTGACCTCTGTCTGGTGGGTGAGGATCAGGCGGGACTGTTCCATCTGATCCACCGTTACGCCCTTTCCGGCTGA
- the phnN gene encoding phosphonate metabolism protein/1,5-bisphosphokinase (PRPP-forming) PhnN, translating into MSRTVPPGRFIAVVGPSGAGKDSVMEAYCAAHPDVMRTRRVITRSEEAVGEDADGVSPAEFDALAAAGGFALHWQAHGLSYGIPASVEAALAEGRDVMANLSRSVLPLLQERFARSAIVLITAPAEVLAMRLAARGRETPEEQARRLKRAQFQLAEGLDPIVIQNDGTLAEAVAGIDAALQPERA; encoded by the coding sequence ATGAGCCGCACGGTGCCGCCGGGGCGGTTCATCGCCGTTGTCGGGCCCTCAGGCGCCGGCAAAGACAGCGTGATGGAGGCCTATTGTGCCGCCCATCCCGATGTGATGCGCACGCGCCGGGTCATCACCCGATCCGAAGAAGCCGTTGGCGAAGACGCCGATGGCGTCAGCCCTGCCGAGTTTGATGCGCTGGCAGCCGCCGGGGGTTTTGCCCTGCATTGGCAGGCCCATGGGTTGAGCTACGGCATCCCGGCCAGCGTCGAAGCGGCGTTGGCTGAGGGGCGTGATGTGATGGCCAACCTGTCACGTTCGGTGCTGCCCCTGCTGCAGGAGCGGTTTGCCCGATCCGCCATCGTGTTGATCACCGCCCCGGCTGAGGTGCTGGCGATGCGGCTAGCGGCACGGGGCCGGGAAACGCCCGAGGAACAGGCCCGCCGTTTGAAACGGGCGCAATTCCAGCTGGCCGAGGGTCTGGACCCCATCGTGATCCAGAACGACGGCACCCTAGCTGAGGCCGTCGCTGGCATCGACGCGGCGCTTCAGCCGGAAAGGGCGTAA
- the phnL gene encoding phosphonate C-P lyase system protein PhnL, whose protein sequence is MIEIRDLEKSFILHNQGAAVIPVMAGAHLDVAAGECVGLTGVSGAGKSTLMRMIYGNYLANGGSIKVGEVDVARAEPREILTLRREVLGYVSQFLRVVPRVPTLTVVAEPLLALGTPVAEAEARAKELLSQLNIPERLWSLSPTTFSGGEQQRVNIARGFAHRYPALLLDEPTASLDAKNREVVLSLIEDAKAGGAAIIGIFHDEAARDRVCDRVVDVTGFTPVRAA, encoded by the coding sequence ATGATTGAAATTCGTGACCTTGAGAAAAGCTTTATCCTGCACAATCAGGGCGCTGCGGTGATCCCGGTGATGGCAGGGGCGCATCTGGATGTGGCGGCTGGTGAATGTGTTGGGCTGACCGGCGTTTCGGGCGCTGGCAAATCCACCCTGATGCGGATGATCTACGGCAACTATCTGGCCAATGGCGGATCGATCAAAGTGGGTGAAGTGGATGTGGCCCGGGCGGAACCGCGCGAAATCCTGACGCTGCGCCGTGAGGTGCTGGGCTATGTCAGCCAGTTCCTGCGTGTGGTGCCGCGGGTGCCGACGCTGACCGTTGTGGCCGAACCGCTGTTGGCGCTGGGCACCCCGGTGGCCGAGGCTGAGGCCCGGGCGAAGGAGCTGCTGTCTCAGCTCAACATCCCGGAACGGCTGTGGTCGCTGTCCCCCACCACCTTTTCCGGCGGCGAACAGCAGCGCGTGAACATCGCACGCGGCTTTGCCCATCGCTATCCGGCGCTGCTGCTGGATGAGCCAACCGCCAGCCTGGATGCCAAGAACCGCGAAGTGGTGCTGTCGCTGATCGAAGACGCCAAAGCCGGTGGCGCGGCCATCATCGGGATCTTCCACGACGAAGCAGCGCGCGATCGCGTCTGTGATCGGGTGGTGGATGTCACTGGCTTCACCCCGGTGAGGGCGGCATGA
- the phnK gene encoding phosphonate C-P lyase system protein PhnK — MTPLLQVRDIAKFYGGRIGCTDVSFDLYPGEVLGIVGESGSGKSTLLNCLAGHLPPDQGEVLFDTRADGPRDTVTMSEPERRMLGRTDWAFVHQHARDGLRMGVSAGGNVGERLMAVGARHYGDIREQALDWLDRVEISGDRIDDRPSAFSGGMQQRLQIARNLVTGPRLVFMDEPTGGLDVSVQARLLDLLRGLVRDMGLSAIIVTHDLAVVRLLADRLMVMKSGHVVEQGLTDQVLDDPQHGYTQLLVSSVLQV; from the coding sequence ATGACCCCGCTCTTGCAAGTGCGTGACATCGCAAAATTCTACGGCGGCCGGATTGGCTGCACCGATGTATCCTTCGACCTCTACCCCGGCGAAGTGCTGGGCATCGTCGGCGAATCCGGGTCAGGCAAATCCACCCTGCTGAACTGTCTGGCCGGTCACCTGCCCCCGGATCAGGGCGAGGTTCTGTTTGACACCCGCGCCGACGGGCCACGCGATACGGTCACCATGTCCGAGCCTGAGCGCCGGATGCTGGGCCGCACTGACTGGGCCTTTGTGCATCAGCACGCCCGCGACGGGCTGCGCATGGGGGTCAGTGCAGGCGGTAACGTTGGCGAACGGCTGATGGCGGTTGGCGCACGTCACTATGGTGACATTCGCGAACAGGCGCTGGACTGGCTGGACCGGGTGGAAATATCGGGTGACCGGATCGATGACCGCCCCAGCGCCTTCTCCGGCGGCATGCAGCAGCGCCTGCAAATCGCCCGAAATCTGGTCACGGGGCCAAGGCTGGTCTTTATGGATGAACCCACGGGGGGCCTGGATGTTTCTGTGCAGGCACGGCTGCTGGACCTGTTGCGCGGACTGGTGCGCGACATGGGGCTGAGCGCCATCATCGTGACCCACGATCTGGCCGTTGTGCGGCTGCTGGCCGATCGCCTGATGGTGATGAAATCCGGCCATGTGGTGGAACAGGGGCTAACCGATCAGGTGCTGGATGATCCGCAGCATGGCTATACCCAGCTGCTGGTCAGCTCGGTCCTGCAGGTCTGA
- a CDS encoding alpha-D-ribose 1-methylphosphonate 5-phosphate C-P-lyase PhnJ, producing MSDYNFAYLDEQTKRMIRRAILKGLAVPGYQVPFASREMPMPYGWGTGGVQVSAAVLCPEDTMKVIDQGADDTTNAVSIRKFFENTAEVATTEATEEADVIQTRHRIPEQDLREDQILVYQVPIPEPLRFLEPSEVETRKMHALEEYGLMHVKLYEDIARNGAIATAYAYPVKVEGRYVMDPSPIPKFDNPKLEMAAVQLFGAGREQRIYALPPYTQVVSLDFEDHPFDPSKADHPCALCGSEDSYLDEVIMDDSGRRMFVCSDTDYCQSRRMAGHVGTEGVPFEEASL from the coding sequence ATGTCCGACTATAACTTCGCCTATCTTGATGAACAAACCAAGCGAATGATCCGCCGCGCCATCCTGAAAGGGCTGGCGGTGCCGGGCTATCAGGTGCCATTTGCCAGCCGCGAAATGCCGATGCCCTATGGCTGGGGCACCGGTGGCGTGCAGGTTTCCGCGGCCGTGCTCTGCCCCGAAGACACGATGAAAGTGATCGATCAGGGCGCCGATGACACGACCAATGCGGTTTCCATCCGCAAGTTCTTTGAAAACACCGCTGAGGTTGCCACCACTGAGGCCACCGAGGAGGCGGATGTCATCCAGACCCGCCACCGCATCCCCGAGCAGGACCTGCGCGAGGATCAGATCCTGGTCTATCAGGTGCCGATCCCGGAACCGCTGCGTTTCCTTGAGCCGAGTGAGGTGGAAACCCGCAAGATGCACGCGCTGGAAGAATACGGGCTGATGCATGTGAAGCTTTACGAAGACATCGCGCGCAACGGTGCCATTGCGACGGCCTATGCCTATCCTGTGAAGGTTGAAGGGCGCTATGTGATGGATCCCTCACCGATCCCCAAGTTCGACAATCCCAAGCTGGAAATGGCCGCCGTGCAGCTGTTTGGCGCCGGTCGCGAACAGCGGATCTATGCGCTGCCGCCTTACACGCAGGTGGTCAGCCTGGATTTTGAAGACCATCCCTTTGATCCCTCCAAGGCCGATCATCCCTGTGCGCTCTGCGGCAGTGAGGACAGCTATCTGGATGAGGTCATCATGGATGACAGCGGGCGGCGGATGTTCGTCTGCTCGGACACCGATTACTGCCAGTCGCGCCGTATGGCCGGGCATGTGGGCACCGAGGGTGTGCCGTTTGAGGAGGCTTCGCTATGA
- a CDS encoding carbon-phosphorus lyase complex subunit PhnI, which produces MYVAVKGGEKAIDAAHAWLAEERRGDTSVAELSIAQIREQLALAVNRVMAEGSLYDPDLAALAIKQARGDLIEAIFLIRAYRTTLPRFGATLPVETAEMACDRRISATFKDAPGGQVLGPTFDYTHRLLDFKLAAEGEAPVAPTREAGQEATPHITTFLKQEGVIQTEVDQGDTPRDLTREPLELPADRALRLQSLTRGDEGFVLGMAYSTQRGYARNHAFVGELRIGTCAVEMEIPELGFAIEVGELELTECETVNQFTGSKTEPPQFTRGYGLVFGQSERKSISMALVDRALRWEELGEDNMGAPAQDAEFVLYHADNIQATGFLEHIKLPHYVDFQSELELVRKLRAEAEENLASAAANTVPEAAE; this is translated from the coding sequence TTGATGCCGCCCACGCCTGGCTGGCCGAGGAACGCCGTGGCGATACCTCTGTTGCTGAACTTTCGATCGCCCAGATCCGTGAACAGCTGGCGCTGGCCGTGAACCGGGTGATGGCCGAAGGCTCGCTCTATGATCCTGATCTGGCAGCCCTTGCCATCAAACAGGCGCGTGGCGATCTAATCGAGGCGATCTTCCTCATCCGGGCCTATCGCACCACCCTGCCCCGCTTTGGCGCGACCCTGCCTGTGGAAACGGCCGAGATGGCCTGCGATCGCCGGATCAGCGCCACCTTCAAGGATGCCCCGGGCGGTCAGGTGCTGGGCCCAACCTTTGACTACACCCACCGTCTGCTGGATTTCAAACTGGCCGCCGAAGGGGAGGCCCCCGTTGCCCCCACCCGTGAGGCCGGTCAGGAAGCCACGCCGCATATCACCACCTTCCTGAAACAAGAGGGCGTGATTCAAACGGAGGTCGATCAGGGGGACACCCCGCGCGATCTGACCCGCGAACCGCTGGAACTGCCGGCCGACCGGGCGTTGCGTCTGCAATCGCTGACCCGCGGGGATGAGGGTTTTGTCCTCGGCATGGCCTATTCGACCCAGCGCGGTTACGCGCGCAACCACGCCTTTGTCGGCGAGCTGCGCATCGGCACCTGCGCTGTTGAAATGGAGATCCCCGAACTGGGTTTCGCCATCGAAGTGGGCGAGCTGGAGCTGACGGAATGTGAAACGGTGAACCAGTTCACCGGATCCAAGACCGAGCCGCCGCAGTTCACCCGCGGCTATGGTCTGGTTTTCGGCCAGTCTGAGCGCAAGTCAATTTCAATGGCACTGGTGGACCGCGCGTTGCGTTGGGAAGAACTGGGCGAAGACAATATGGGCGCGCCGGCGCAGGACGCGGAATTTGTCCTCTACCATGCGGATAACATTCAGGCGACGGGCTTCCTTGAGCATATCAAGCTGCCGCATTACGTCGATTTCCAATCGGAGCTGGAGCTGGTGCGCAAACTGCGGGCTGAGGCCGAGGAAAACCTGGCCAGCGCCGCGGCAAACACCGTGCCGGAGGCGGCGGAATGA